A single region of the Microscilla marina ATCC 23134 genome encodes:
- a CDS encoding GIN domain-containing protein, translating into MFYAKHLYQFLLLLLVVSACDTRCLKPAGKTITTTRTVANFEHINIGLQCHVHSILQQADTPTPNNSQELTITASKNIIPYIQITDKDKLLNIGTAIPQCDRLTKRKAYLKIPYSQLRSISHSGYDVLESKDTLKSQRLDISANYQGDLRLLVHTDQLHAKLTHIGHINLAGITRYAFIHTSSDWSPPVGFGHFKGKHLQTKTCTVLHQAEGNVEVSVSDTLNATINGVGNIIYYGSPKVINQQGSGSGKLINGEL; encoded by the coding sequence ATGTTTTACGCAAAACACCTATATCAATTCCTCTTGCTTTTATTGGTAGTCAGTGCCTGTGATACACGCTGTTTGAAACCGGCAGGAAAAACCATTACAACAACGCGCACGGTCGCCAATTTCGAACATATCAATATAGGTTTGCAATGCCATGTACACAGCATTTTGCAACAAGCCGACACACCTACGCCAAATAACAGCCAGGAATTGACCATTACCGCTAGTAAAAACATTATCCCCTATATACAAATTACCGATAAAGACAAGCTCTTAAACATCGGCACCGCCATTCCGCAATGTGATAGACTTACCAAAAGGAAGGCTTATCTGAAAATACCTTATTCGCAACTTCGAAGCATTAGTCACAGTGGTTATGACGTGCTTGAATCGAAGGATACTTTAAAATCGCAAAGGCTCGATATTAGTGCAAATTACCAAGGCGATTTGCGCCTATTAGTACATACTGACCAACTCCACGCAAAACTTACGCACATAGGGCATATCAACTTGGCAGGCATCACCCGTTATGCTTTTATTCATACAAGTAGTGATTGGTCGCCACCTGTTGGTTTCGGACACTTTAAGGGCAAACATTTACAAACCAAAACTTGTACGGTTTTGCATCAAGCAGAGGGCAATGTTGAGGTTTCGGTAAGCGATACCCTAAACGCTACAATCAATGGTGTGGGTAATATTATTTATTATGGAAGCCCAAAAGTTATCAATCAACAAGGTTCAGGAAGTGGCAAACTGATTAATGGAGAACTATGA
- a CDS encoding leucine-rich repeat domain-containing protein, protein MSDLAKQLIDESLATKNPTLDLGNCGLDGTEPVLKRLAECTHLETLILSNEWVDFDGINNLSRSSNNQGKTNDLIQLPQALPSNLQALVAGGYGDLWGIEDLQPLVGLTQLQTLNLSSNHISDIKVLANFPTMEKLNLSQNTIADLSPLAGLESLKTLNLNWNQTLDLGTLPSLPNLTTLYLNSCQLSDIQALKQHKNLRSLYLRSNQLADLSPLTNLETLAYLRLDENHIEDFSPLASLQTLEALSLNKNRIKDLAPLAGLITLRKLYLNENKIISLKPLAKLQKLTVLTLTDNKIQDVQALHSLLQLDTLDLSQNQIMDVSPLQSLARLTGLGLGVNQIQDICPLAGLIELKILVLANNQITELPVHFFDKLHQLLVLELENNPIQNVPQELFETYNIGIQKLKDYLHSIARQDDQRELNEAKLIFVGVGEVGKTELAEAMSTPGYTFVGGRATTKGIQIKQWKPEGCTREGKPIDFTANIWDFAGQEINYGTHQFFLTKNSVYVFVWETRKGEDKSEFNYWLNIVRLLSDNAPVLVVQNKVDVYKGQINQQNWQKAFPNIVDFHETSCKTGEGMDALREMATKELLKLPNTREIWNKDRFAVRQALETMTEDYISHRQYLRISEKHGLSREAAGFLAEQLHDIGVILHFGDDLSLKNTVVLKPEWATEAAYRLLDSQVVAEGKFHEAQLDDIWQDERFDDKHAFLLRIMERFELIFNLDNQGNYIVPELLPAQKPLNLPDYTVLQATAPRLLRFEYHYKFMPKGIMSRFICRIHPYIIEHLFWRDGVVLQIEQSSAIVTLNDALATKQIALEVWGVDADKLLYTIRSHFEHIHSELNHPPLDEKIPCYCEECQQPDQPAHTFRKKSLEKNLKAGIPKLVCDHDSVVSIKRLLEGILDVNRQHIKEFQRLIDQGNLAGFFAKIDDLGIEDYQVAAFRKKFISDHTEHNFDQQLQVWVTNFFRTR, encoded by the coding sequence ATGAGTGATTTGGCAAAGCAACTGATTGACGAAAGTTTAGCAACTAAAAACCCTACCCTCGACCTGGGCAACTGTGGATTGGATGGCACCGAACCAGTGTTGAAACGCCTTGCTGAGTGTACTCATTTGGAGACGTTGATTTTGAGTAATGAGTGGGTGGATTTTGATGGTATCAATAATTTAAGTAGATCAAGTAATAATCAAGGGAAAACCAATGACTTAATACAACTCCCTCAAGCTTTACCCTCTAACTTACAAGCATTGGTTGCTGGAGGTTATGGTGACCTGTGGGGCATTGAAGATTTGCAGCCTTTGGTTGGTTTAACTCAATTGCAAACTTTAAACCTAAGCTCTAATCATATTAGTGATATTAAAGTATTGGCAAACTTTCCTACAATGGAAAAACTAAACCTTAGCCAAAACACCATTGCTGACCTCAGCCCTTTAGCAGGGCTAGAAAGCCTTAAAACATTAAACCTGAACTGGAATCAGACTTTAGATTTGGGTACTTTGCCAAGTCTACCCAATTTAACTACTTTATATCTCAATTCTTGTCAACTATCAGATATTCAAGCTTTAAAGCAGCATAAAAATTTGAGGAGCCTTTACTTACGCTCCAATCAATTAGCCGACCTTAGCCCTTTGACAAACCTAGAGACGCTGGCGTACTTACGCTTGGATGAGAATCATATAGAAGATTTTAGTCCCTTGGCAAGCCTTCAAACACTGGAGGCTTTATCTTTAAATAAAAACCGTATAAAAGACCTTGCACCCCTGGCAGGTTTAATCACATTAAGAAAACTTTACCTGAACGAAAATAAAATCATAAGCCTTAAGCCTTTGGCAAAGTTGCAAAAGTTGACAGTACTTACTTTAACAGATAATAAAATTCAAGACGTACAAGCCCTTCATTCTCTGCTTCAATTAGACACATTGGATTTGTCACAAAACCAAATAATGGATGTGAGTCCATTACAAAGCTTGGCTAGGCTCACTGGTTTAGGATTAGGGGTAAATCAAATTCAAGATATTTGCCCTTTGGCTGGCTTGATTGAGCTAAAAATACTGGTGTTGGCAAACAACCAAATCACCGAACTTCCAGTTCACTTTTTCGATAAATTACATCAGTTACTGGTACTTGAGCTTGAAAACAACCCCATTCAAAACGTCCCCCAAGAACTTTTTGAAACCTATAATATAGGTATCCAAAAACTCAAAGACTACCTACACTCTATTGCCCGCCAAGACGACCAAAGGGAGTTGAACGAAGCCAAGTTGATATTTGTGGGGGTAGGCGAAGTAGGCAAAACCGAACTTGCCGAGGCAATGAGTACTCCGGGCTATACGTTTGTGGGTGGGCGTGCTACTACCAAGGGTATTCAAATAAAGCAATGGAAACCAGAGGGCTGTACCCGGGAAGGCAAACCTATAGATTTTACGGCAAACATTTGGGACTTTGCCGGGCAAGAAATCAACTATGGTACTCACCAGTTCTTTTTGACCAAAAACTCGGTATATGTGTTTGTGTGGGAAACCCGCAAGGGCGAAGACAAATCGGAGTTTAATTATTGGCTCAACATTGTACGGTTGCTATCTGACAATGCCCCGGTGCTGGTGGTACAAAACAAGGTAGATGTGTACAAAGGACAGATCAACCAACAAAACTGGCAAAAGGCTTTTCCTAACATTGTCGATTTCCATGAAACGTCGTGTAAAACGGGCGAAGGCATGGATGCTTTGCGCGAAATGGCAACCAAAGAGCTGCTCAAGCTACCCAATACCCGCGAAATATGGAACAAAGACCGTTTTGCGGTGCGTCAAGCGCTGGAGACGATGACGGAGGATTATATTTCGCACCGACAATATTTGCGCATAAGCGAAAAACATGGGTTGAGCCGGGAGGCGGCGGGTTTTCTTGCTGAGCAATTGCACGATATTGGGGTCATTTTGCATTTTGGCGACGATCTTTCGCTCAAAAACACTGTGGTGCTCAAACCTGAGTGGGCAACCGAAGCCGCTTACCGCCTGCTAGACAGCCAGGTAGTAGCCGAGGGTAAGTTTCACGAGGCACAACTAGACGATATTTGGCAAGATGAACGCTTTGACGATAAACACGCGTTTCTATTACGGATTATGGAGCGTTTTGAACTTATTTTTAACCTCGACAATCAAGGCAACTATATAGTACCTGAGCTACTGCCCGCCCAGAAGCCACTCAACTTGCCCGATTATACCGTCTTGCAGGCAACTGCCCCCCGTTTACTGCGCTTTGAGTATCATTATAAGTTTATGCCCAAAGGCATTATGAGTCGGTTTATTTGCCGTATTCATCCCTACATTATCGAACACTTGTTTTGGCGCGATGGTGTGGTGCTACAGATAGAGCAAAGCAGTGCTATAGTCACCCTCAACGATGCCCTTGCCACCAAACAAATTGCCCTGGAGGTGTGGGGGGTAGATGCCGATAAATTGCTGTATACGATTCGCAGTCATTTCGAGCACATTCATAGCGAACTCAACCATCCACCACTCGACGAGAAGATTCCTTGTTATTGTGAGGAATGCCAACAACCTGACCAACCCGCGCATACTTTTAGAAAAAAATCGCTGGAAAAAAACCTCAAGGCGGGCATACCCAAACTGGTGTGCGACCACGACTCTGTAGTATCTATCAAACGCTTGCTGGAGGGCATTTTAGATGTCAACCGCCAGCACATCAAAGAGTTTCAACGATTGATTGACCAAGGTAACCTGGCGGGTTTCTTTGCCAAAATAGATGATTTGGGCATAGAAGATTATCAGGTAGCCGCTTTTCGCAAAAAGTTTATCAGCGACCACACGGAGCACAACTTCGACCAACAATTACAGGTCTGGGTCACCAACTTTTTTCGTACCCGATAG
- a CDS encoding DUF1987 domain-containing protein gives MRNFFIPENQDTPQVSFDVATQVFEIKGESFGLCSMDFYLPIIQWLDAYTKQHQGTLTFNFKLLYYNTGSSQRFYEMMKLLERYHQSGRGQVKINWYTTSDESSIIEAGEDFQASIQIPFEIVLQDEVTVA, from the coding sequence ATGAGAAATTTCTTTATTCCCGAAAATCAGGATACTCCACAAGTATCGTTTGACGTTGCGACTCAAGTTTTTGAAATCAAAGGAGAGTCTTTTGGTCTGTGCTCAATGGACTTCTATTTGCCTATTATCCAGTGGTTAGATGCCTACACCAAACAACACCAGGGCACTCTTACATTCAACTTTAAGCTATTGTACTACAATACAGGAAGCTCACAAAGGTTTTATGAGATGATGAAGCTACTGGAACGCTACCACCAGTCGGGGCGCGGGCAAGTAAAAATAAATTGGTATACCACCTCTGACGAAAGCAGTATCATAGAGGCAGGTGAAGACTTTCAGGCAAGTATCCAAATACCTTTCGAAATAGTATTGCAAGATGAGGTAACGGTCGCTTGA
- a CDS encoding DUF1987 domain-containing protein: MRNFFIAEKHDTPQVSFDANTKVFEISGESFSEYSMDFYLPIIQWIDAYTKQYEGPITFNFKLLYYNTGSSQRLLEIMQMLDQYHNSGKGQVKINWYSLPEEYRMIEAGEDYQATLKVPFEIIEQDFEAST; the protein is encoded by the coding sequence GTGAGAAATTTTTTTATCGCCGAAAAGCATGACACCCCCCAGGTTTCTTTTGATGCCAACACCAAGGTTTTCGAAATTAGCGGAGAGTCATTTAGTGAATATTCAATGGATTTTTATTTACCCATTATTCAATGGATAGATGCCTACACCAAACAATACGAAGGTCCTATTACCTTTAATTTTAAGTTATTGTATTACAATACTGGCAGCTCGCAAAGGTTGCTAGAGATCATGCAAATGTTAGATCAATACCATAACTCTGGAAAAGGGCAAGTAAAAATAAACTGGTACAGTTTGCCCGAAGAATACCGTATGATAGAAGCAGGAGAAGACTATCAGGCTACGCTGAAAGTTCCTTTTGAAATCATAGAACAGGACTTCGAAGCAAGTACTTAG